A genomic segment from Treponema sp. Marseille-Q3903 encodes:
- a CDS encoding DNA cytosine methyltransferase has translation MEKLKVASLFCGCGGTDVGLLGNFDFLGKHYASNNMEIVYANDIDDNACRIFEENFGIKPDNRDIRQINSNELPDFDILTGGFPCQSFSIIAQNPKRLGVKDDRGKLFFEMCRILKDKQPKCFIAENVKGLLTANQKSAFPLIMEEFKNSGYDVKHVVLNSANYGVPQKRERVIIVGFRKDLKIDFIFPNQVITDEDLFEPLKKVIENTVDEKYYFSDRAVEGMMKKREKMNKGRAQDIEKPCNTVGAHLAKVSLNSTDPVLMFENRYRRFTPREVARIQSFPEKFELVGSESAQYRALGNAIPPVMIWYVANTVKNFLTV, from the coding sequence ATGGAAAAATTAAAAGTTGCTTCACTTTTTTGTGGTTGCGGTGGTACAGATGTTGGACTACTCGGAAATTTTGATTTTCTCGGAAAGCATTATGCATCTAATAACATGGAAATTGTTTATGCAAATGATATTGATGATAATGCTTGCAGAATCTTTGAAGAGAACTTTGGTATTAAACCGGATAACCGTGATATAAGACAAATTAACTCCAATGAACTTCCTGATTTTGATATTTTGACTGGTGGTTTTCCATGTCAGTCATTTTCAATTATTGCACAAAATCCGAAAAGGCTTGGTGTAAAAGATGACCGTGGTAAGCTTTTCTTTGAAATGTGTAGAATACTAAAAGATAAACAACCAAAATGTTTTATTGCAGAGAATGTAAAAGGTCTTCTAACAGCCAATCAGAAAAGCGCATTTCCTCTTATTATGGAAGAGTTCAAAAATAGTGGTTATGATGTAAAACATGTGGTTTTAAATTCAGCCAATTATGGAGTACCGCAGAAAAGAGAACGTGTAATTATTGTTGGCTTTAGAAAAGATTTAAAAATTGATTTTATATTTCCAAATCAGGTAATTACTGATGAGGATTTGTTTGAACCTCTAAAGAAAGTAATCGAAAATACTGTTGATGAAAAATATTATTTTTCCGATAGAGCTGTAGAAGGTATGATGAAAAAAAGAGAAAAAATGAATAAAGGCCGTGCACAGGATATTGAAAAACCATGCAATACTGTAGGTGCACATCTGGCAAAAGTTTCTCTTAATAGCACAGATCCTGTTTTAATGTTTGAAAATAGATACAGAAGATTCACTCCTAGAGAGGTTGCAAGAATACAATCTTTTCCTGAGAAATTTGAATTAGTTGGTAGTGAATCAGCACAATATAGAGCTTTGGGGAATGCCATACCTCCAGTAATGATTTGGTATGTTGCTAATACTGTAAAGAATTTTTTAACAGTATGA
- a CDS encoding protein NO VEIN domain-containing protein, with product MYKVPVEYYFRIHHVRPRFKDDVENVLFYMAHCCSTLKVLPLNEYKDKLNTMIQLYPENAGKTEKTINNWRTEIAALFGFYIEDRNTQKTETGEIAYFLDKEQDLVQFFKFYLFKFQYPGGHLKSDRIKEFIDAGIKFKPAHYILKMLYEAELKNGKPLGITKEEATHCIFNDLRVTRDYRDVNEVADLILTNRKNKVEYEHGGDITRYAGDILDYMVHANLLDERHGYFYLNHTELESIMVFINDINYFDGYDRFYGKPVNIPDLAEIETDWFTYVNKELHAELFKTDLTSYFTEESDEEEDLYKTAVDDKIKEILEGVGSTKDIGDLGENLVIGHEKVRLVNLGREDLIHLIKKIPTALAVGYDIQSVEEDQRKRYIEVKTTISNKPLKFFGFHLTRNEWDSAQTLNDRYFVYRLMINRSQKVIYILQNPVQLYKQDKLEMRITDGAEISFKEEVAEKTELMIWKN from the coding sequence TCACGTAAGACCTCGTTTTAAAGATGATGTCGAAAATGTACTTTTCTATATGGCTCATTGTTGTTCAACACTCAAAGTATTACCGCTTAATGAATACAAAGATAAATTAAATACTATGATTCAGCTCTATCCTGAAAATGCAGGTAAAACTGAAAAAACAATTAATAACTGGCGTACAGAAATTGCAGCATTATTTGGATTCTACATTGAAGATAGAAATACTCAAAAAACTGAAACTGGAGAAATAGCCTATTTCCTTGATAAGGAACAAGATTTAGTACAGTTCTTTAAGTTTTATCTGTTTAAGTTTCAATATCCAGGTGGACATCTTAAATCTGACAGAATCAAAGAATTTATCGATGCAGGAATAAAATTTAAGCCAGCTCATTATATTCTTAAAATGCTTTATGAAGCAGAACTGAAAAATGGAAAGCCTCTCGGAATTACAAAGGAAGAAGCTACACATTGTATTTTTAATGATTTAAGAGTTACTCGCGATTATCGCGATGTAAACGAAGTTGCTGATTTAATACTTACAAACAGAAAGAATAAAGTTGAATATGAACATGGCGGAGATATTACAAGATACGCCGGAGATATTCTTGATTACATGGTACATGCAAATCTTTTGGATGAACGTCATGGATATTTCTATTTGAACCATACAGAACTGGAATCTATTATGGTTTTCATCAACGATATCAATTATTTTGATGGTTATGATAGATTTTATGGAAAGCCAGTTAATATACCAGATTTAGCTGAAATTGAAACTGACTGGTTTACATACGTAAATAAAGAACTTCATGCAGAACTCTTTAAGACGGATCTTACTTCATACTTTACTGAAGAATCTGATGAGGAAGAAGATCTTTATAAGACTGCAGTTGATGATAAGATTAAAGAAATTCTTGAAGGTGTTGGTTCAACAAAAGATATTGGCGACCTTGGTGAGAACCTTGTAATCGGTCATGAAAAAGTAAGACTTGTAAACCTTGGCAGAGAAGATTTGATTCATCTTATCAAGAAAATACCTACTGCACTCGCAGTTGGTTATGACATTCAAAGTGTAGAAGAAGATCAGCGAAAACGTTACATTGAAGTTAAGACTACCATTAGTAACAAGCCTTTGAAATTCTTCGGATTCCATCTTACTAGAAATGAATGGGATTCCGCTCAAACATTAAATGACAGATATTTCGTATATCGTCTGATGATTAACCGAAGTCAAAAAGTAATTTATATACTACAAAATCCAGTTCAGTTATATAAACAGGATAAACTTGAAATGAGAATTACAGATGGAGCTGAGATTAGTTTCAAAGAAGAAGTTGCTGAAAAAACGGAGTTAATGATATGGAAAAATTAA